acatccaaccggaaaagcaaaatgaaaaaagaatccaaaaatgcgaggatagtgtaaggagcctctgggacagcttcaagcgtaccaacatcagaattataggggtgccagaagatgagagagagcaagatattgaaaaccaatttgaagaaataatgacagaaaacttcccccacctggtgaaagaaatggacttacaggtccaagaagcgcggagaaccccaaacaaaaggaatccaaagaggaccacaccaagacacatcataattaaaatgccaagagcaaaagataaagagagaatcttaaaaacagcaagagaaagaaactcagttacctacaagggaatacccatacgactgtcagctgatttctcaacagaaactttgcaggccagaagggagtggcaagaaatattcaaagtgatgaataccaagaacctacaaccaagattactttatccagcaaagctatcattcagaattgaaggtcagataaagagcttcacagataaggaaaagctaaaggagttcatcaccaccaaaccaggattatatgaaatgctgaaaggtatcctttaagaagaagaagaggaagaaaaaggtaaagatacaaattatgaacaacaaatatgcatctatcaacaagtgaatctaagaatcaagtgaattaataatctgatgaacagaatgaactgttgattataatagaatcagggacatagaaagggaatggactgactattcttgggagggaaaggggtgtgggagatgtgggaagagactggacaaaaatcgtgcacctatggatgaggacagtgggtggggagtgagggcggagggtggggcgggaactgggaggaggggagttatggggggggaaaaaagaggaacaaatgtaataatctgaacaataaagatttcattaaaaaaaataaaaataaaaaaaataaaagagcaaactCTGTggtttgtgtactcacaactgtaagtctacttttgccacaccttgTTTATGAGTGACACGATACATTATTTCATATGTGATGGTTTCACAGCTTTATTTCTATGTCAAGGCTCAACAATAGTACACATTAGAAAAGTGCACTTCCTTGGATGTCTGTTCTCATTTCCTGGGAGAAACAGCTTTGTCTCAGTGACAGCAAATATTGACAAGCAGTGAAGGCGATTGCCATCCTAATCAGCAGAAATGCTGATGGGCTACAAAAGTCACATCCTGGGTCTgattacaggattatccttcctCCAGCCTGAGTTCTTACAAATTGAGAAATGACCTTGAGGTGAACACCATAGAGAGACAGGGGAATCCACAAAACCATGATGCATCTTCCCTGCCAATGACTTCAGCTACAGGAAAAACTTTTGGAGGTGCTGAGAATGTCTGTACACAAAGCTCACACAAGTCACAGGCTCAGGAACATCACTGCATTTACGTCAGAAGAGACACTTGCCATTTAATTTACTGCAGTGTCTCCCATCCCTATGAATACAGTAGTTTAACCTCATAGTCTTACAACAAATGTCACAAGACTATGAAATTTCATATTTCATGGCATGTGGCTCCTTTGCAGTATGTGGAGAGGAGCTCCCCTCCACATTGCTGAGGCTTATATCACACATACTATGAACAGAGACCGTAATTCGGATTGTTCACGAAGGACAGCAAAGGTCTCCTCTTCTGGGTGACCATTGACCTCACCAATAACCAAGGTACTGGGATGCAAATTACAACCACGAAGTCATGCCATCTTTCCTTCAAGGCCTTTGacagcaatgcaaaataagctGTATATTGCACCCTGTGCCCAACGCAGGAAGCAACACCAGGCTGGTGAACAGGAGATGAGATGTAAAGGCGAATCATGGGTCAACAGGCCAACAGAGGCCAAAGGGCTGGCCTGTGAAGGACCAGGGGCAGGAGCAACAAACTGGGGTGAACCTGGTCTGCAGTCAGAACCCTCTCCTCCCCAAGGCGGTTCAcaaagcagctcctgcatttctGAACAAGAAATTGAGAGACAGGTTTTgaccaaaaaaataagaaatttaaaactttgtGAATCGATGTGGGATGTCCTAAAGAGGATTAAGAtatcatatgtatgtacatgttaatgaatcaggttcattacaaatataaaatatatgaaatcagAAAAGAGCTCTTTGCTCAGAAATTCACTTAGCAAGTGTGTGCTGTCTACCTGGGTCTCAGGGGCGGGGCCTTCAAAGGTCACCTTTCAGGTGCTGAGCGGGGCTGAGAGACAGATGGGTGAACAAGAACCAAGCCAacactttatttcagaagatagGAAGAGCCATGAAGAAAACAGACTGAGCTTATATGACTAGGGAGCCACAGGGACACAAGGGATTTCTACTGGTGCCCTGACCAATGACCTTAAACGCAGTGGTTCACAGGACAAAGTGTGGGATCCCAGGTGCTGTGGGTCAGAAACCTGAGGCGGTTCATTGGgttgccctcctcccaggaggcctcagggggCCTGCTCATGGGGAGGTGGCagaatccattcttttttttttaaatatattttattgatttttttacagagaggaagggagagagatagagttagaaacatcgatgagagagaaacatcgatcagctgcctcccgcacatctcccattggggatgtgcccgcaacccaggtacatgcccttgaccggaattgaacctgggacctttcagtccgcaggccgacgctctatccactgagccaaaccggtttcggcagaatccATTCTTATGGGACAGTTCCCTTCTGTGTCCCTGCCAATGTCACTCCCAGCTTCCTGGGGGCTCCCAAAAATGTTGGCCTTTgaccccttcctccagcctcaaagCCAGCAACTCAAGTggagtccctccctggcttctctgacccaccctcccacccagttTTCACTTTCAAGAACACCTGGTCACTGAGGGCCAGGACCTCAGGGTGAGCCACACCTCCTGTGCTTTCTGTAGAGGCCTGAGGTGTGTTGGTGTTAATGTTTATTCACtaattttaaacaacaacaaaagaaaactggaGAGGTTGGCCCACATGACTGACCTGGCAGGGTTCCTAGGTTACGTCTATGATCTGTCTtacctttactttttttaattgttttattgcttgaagtattacaaagagtattacatatgtatcctttttttccccgccattaacaatcccctggcctcccctaccccccagtgtcttatgtccattggttatgcttatatgcatgcatacaagtccttcagttgatctcttaccccccaactccggttgatctcttacctcccccccccaccccacccccgtgcctcaaccctccccagctttcccgctgtagtttgacagtctgttcgaggcagctctgcctctgtatctatttttgttcataagtttataatggtctttattatccatgagtgagtgagatcatctggtgtttttccttcattgactagcttatgtcacttagcataatgctctccagttcgatccatgccattgcaaatgggaagagttccttcttttttacagcagcatagtattctattgtgtagatgtaccacagttttctaatccattcatctactgatgggcacttaggctgtttccagatcttagctatggtgaattgtgctgcttatgaacatacgggtgcatgtatcctttctgattggtgtttctggtttcttgggatatattcctagaagtgggatcacagggtcaaatgggagttccatttttagtttttttgaggaaactccatactgtcttccatagtggctgcaccagtctgcattcccaccagcagtgcacgagtgttctttttctccacattctctccagcacttgtcgtttgtggatttgttgatgatagccattcagacaggtgtgagatggtacctcattgttttgatttgcagctctcagataattagtgactttgagcaagttttcatatgtctcttggctttctgaatgtcctcttttgaaaggtgtctatttaggtcctttgcccattttttgattggattgtatatcttccttttgttaagttgtatgagttccctataaattttggagatgaggcccttatcagatataacattggaatgagtgaaattcaaacATATGTCTTGGATGCTACACAGTCCTCTTTCaagttaaaataatgaatttatttaaacaatttgAAAGAGATTACAAGCtgactttttaaacaaagaagaTAAAGACAGTGTAAATAATGTGTGAAAAACTGTTCACTATAAAAAATTCTTAGGTACatagaattaaaacaaaagtgaGTTAACACTAGACTCAATTCTGGGTGCcctttaaaaagattaaccattGCATGTGCTGGCAGAGTTGCATAAAACTGGATTTATTTTATACTGTGGCTTTGTGGAAGGCAAAAACAATGACCATTTTGGGTCACATTTCTGCATATCTTAATGTGTTTTACATTTACCCACACAAGAAGAGTTTGATTAAGtaaaacatatacataaataGAGATAATTGAACACAAATATTCCCAGAAGACTTACTTATAATACTCCAAACCTGAAAATAACCATAATCATAGACAGACCAACAGGCAAAGTCAAATTTCTCTCTGGCAATGATTTTTCTGAAGGGACTGCCCATCAGCCCTTCTGAAGGCAGTCTGGGGCTGGAGGCAAACTGTGAGGCCTCCTGAGGAGAAGGCCAAGTCCTGCCACAGCGCCCACAAGCCAGCCAGGACCCCCCTTTCTAATGTCAGTTTCCAAATCAGCCACAGTGACCTCCCTTCATCTcccaaatgggggggggggggggcatgctcCCAACAGGCCTTCCAACTGGACTCTGCCACCCCTTCCCGGATTGTCTCAGGGAGGCCTCCACTCACCACCACTGGCTTCACCTTGTGCTTGAGCTCCTGTTGCCTGTCACAGCTGTCCTGTTCACTGTCTGTGGGCTGTCCTCCACTAGGACTCCAGCTCCTAAGGGAAGGGGACTCTTTATCTCCAGAGTCTGGGACAGTTGGGACAACAGTGTCCATGCCTTGGGTCCTTACAAGTCTCAGCTGTGCCTGCCCTTGGCTGCTGCCTCTACCCAGTCTGATTCCAATTCTCATTCCTAGAGCCTTCCCTCAACCCACCTTCTCAAGGACCCTGCCCCTCTCCAGCCCTGTCCCAGACCCCAACTTCTCTGCTCCTTCACCCACACACCCCAGCAGCACACTGTTCCCAGAGTTCAGGGTCCATCAACTCACTTCAGGAGCATGTCTCACCTTCAGTGGAACATCTCAGGCACAGCCAGGAGAGTGTAGAGGGGTGGGCTGTACAGGCAGTAGAGCAGTCCCAGTGCAGCAGGGTGGATGCTTACCCATGAAGGAAAGATCAGGGACACTTTCTCTCTCTAGATTGATAAATATCTGGAACCTCCTTTGGTGGCTAAACTTCAAGACACTGGTAACCCAGGACAggaccacctgcctcctgcaacccctccTGCTGGGCAGATAGGGAATCAGCCTCTACAGAGACagatcccctccctccctgggctgggcAATGGCTGGAGCACTTCATTACAGTGGACTAGGTTGTCCTTGACTGGATTACAAGGTTTCTTGGAGCACATGCTGACTCCCAGGTCATGGCCCCCAGGAACTCCTGCAGCAGAGCTTGCTCCCTTTCCCACTCACCATGGCCCCAAAGAACAGAGCAGCCACCATCCTGGACTAGGACTAGGGAGGGCCTCAGAGCCACACACATGGCCCAGCACCAATTGTCCCTGGCAGCTTCCCTGGGTCCTTTCCTGCTCACAGCCTTGATATCTTAGAGGAATCTGGACACTTCAGCCCCCTGAATCTGAAATAGGTCAGTCTCAACAGCCAGGTGGAAGGTGCAGAGACCACAATGGCATGTTCaccctttgaaaaaaaaaaacccaacaaaaaaaCTAGGGTTCTCCCTCACCACCTTCTGTACAAATACATAAAAGCTAAATATTCCAAGTGTTAATGAGAGATGACACTGGTGACCTGCCAGCCCTGGTCCAGAACAATTCCACTTGGgatagtattcagggaaggtaaTAGTACAAACAACAATTGAAGGAGAGTCTTACAAGAACAGTCcatggttcatgtaagtaaagaccATAACCTGGCATGGAAAGTCACCCAGGAACTTTATCTAGAGGAAGGGTGCAGaggtggaagccatggatctagatATAGTCAGCctcccagggagagaaacagcaagtgggacccattaagctgtctgtaagatgcctggctcccagacacatctgcactttctgaggaaaataGTGTTAAAGAAGTTTGTGGAGTGTATTCCTAAGgactctccacacagctcagcactggcATCCATAACACATTTCACATTAGAGTGAGGACAATTTGCAGAGCCTATGGTGTGGCTGTAGGAGGAAGAAAACAACAGCTGGgtcccaaaatattactctggccttggttggtcagagatccttgtatggagaccaaTGGAGTTGGCTGGgaacctggagtttttatcagtctgaTTCCCCATAAAGCAGGGTGCACCAGTCCCTCTTCCAATAGTCACTGAGGCCACTTTGGGACTATTCAGACCCATAAGCTTGGCCTCTGACTTTGTTTCCTCTGTTAagctcaaaatgcagggtgtggcaggaGTATCTCCTGTCCTCAGcctactgggaggggctggctcttcTGGGGAGAAATGGCAGCTTAGGTTTGGAAGGTAATAATGTCACACTTCTAGCAACAttttccaagaaatcagaaaaaacaaacagaaaggatatatgctcccctatgttcatagcacaatttacaatagctacgatttggaaacagcctaaatgcccatgagcagaagagtggattaaaacactgtggtacatctacacagtggaactatgctgctgtaaaaaagaaggaagtcttaccatttgcaacagcatgaatggacctagagagcattatgctaagggaaataaggccgtcagagaaagataaatatcacatgatctccctcatttgtgaaatataatgaacaacataaattgatgaacaaagccttgacttgtttggctcagtggatagagcgtcagcctgcggactcaagggtcccaggttcgagtctggtcgggggcatgtaccttggttgcaggcacatacccagtagggagtgtgcaggaggcagctgatcaatgtttctctctcattgatgtttctgactctccatccctccgccttcctctctgtaagaaatcaataaaatatatttaaaaaataaataataaataaaaaataaattgatgaacaaaaatagagccagcaTCACAggagcattgaacagaccatccaaactaagagggaaggcaggggaggggaaggagtaaaaggtcaaccgaaggacttgtatgcctgcatatgAGCATGATCAGTGGACATAGACAGcaaggaggtgagggcatgtgctcagGGGTAGAAGCAtccggggagagatcaatggggggaacaggagacttatgtaataatttaaaaaataaagaatttaaacaataaaaaaaaagaatgtcccaATGCAGGCCTCTTGGCCacgtctccctgccctgctttcctcctagcctctcctcaggcacctcaagtctgtgcctctctccctgctccaAAGCCCCGAGTGAGTGTCTGCAATAGAAAAGTCCTGTGTTCTGGGTTAAGAgcataaaaacaaagacaaaaccaaaccaaaacaatgaaactgctctttcctctctccccagcaccGCGCTGCTTGGGGAGCTCTTCATGGGGCAGCCTTTGGGGCTTTTGCCTTTGGTCCAGTTTCCCTGGCAGCCAGCTGCCCTGTGGCTTTCCTTTACACAGCTGGATGTTACCCACGTCGTGAAGGGACGCAGCTTTGTAGCAAAATagcctgctcctccccctctTGGCCCACTGGCTGGCTGTCCCTCTCAAGCTCACTTCCCATTTCTTGCCATTGTCCaagtgtcctctgcccttccttgttgTAAACTGTCTGCTCAGCTGCATCTAATGTGTTAATACCAGGCGGATGTTCtgcaatttagttgtatttccagtctggctcAGGACAACATCCACTATACATCTGCCTATTCAgccacaatttattttatttttaccacttTCTGATCTTTGCTGTTAAAACCAGCCAGAGTGACCCCCCTACAGCTCACAAATGCACAGGGCAGGCTCCCTGCAGGCTCCCACCTGGGGCCTGCCACCCCTTCCCAGACTTCTTCAGTGAACACCCCACTGACCAATGCTGGTTTGACCACCCCCCACAGCTGCTGTCACTTGTCACAGGTATCTGGTCCATTGTGTACTGTTCTCCACTAGATGCCAGTTCCCAAGGACAGGGGACTGTATTTGGGGCGTCTGAAACAGCTGGGCTCAACAGTATCCACAGCCTCAGTCTTTATATGTGCCCCTTATGCCCACCCATGGCTGCTGAGCCTCCATCCGGCCTGATTCAAGTTCTCACACTACAGCCTTCCCTCAGCTCCCCACTCAAGGAACCTGACCCATGAGCTGACAGAAACATAGTCATAAGCAGCCAATCTCTctgcccctcacacacaccccagcagCACAGTATTCCCCAGAATCCAGGAACTATCACCTCATTTCAGGTCATGTATGCACAGGAAAACTTAGGGGGGTCGGAGACACACCAACCACAACTCATCCTCTGAATGTGGAATTATTTGGAGACCAACAAGCCTCTCCTTCTGGAAACACCTGTATTGCAGAATGTTCTCACCACTGAATATACACACCACCATATCCTGGAGAACCCATGCtgctgggagagggggtgggagagaggcatgctttagttttaataaaattaaagtgcCAAATAATCCCTAAAATGATAAAAAGAGACTTAAACATCAGTGGCCTACAGGGGTGTGAGTGGGTTGGCTGGAGGCAGGATTTTCTAAAGGTGAACTGATTTGGGGGCCCAAAGCATCAAGGGGCTTCTCCCAGATACAGGaggttcagccctaaccggtttggctcagtggatagagcgtcgacctatggactgaagggtcccaggttcgattccggtcaaggacatgtaccttggttgcggtcacatccccagtggggagtgtgcaggaggcagctgatcgatgtttctctcattgatgtttctgactctctatccctctcccttcctctctataaaaaatcaataaaaacattttctttttaaaaaggaagtaggTTCATTTGCAGCAGGCAggtgcctggggggtggggaggagcaggctgGAGAGACCTCTGAATGGAGACAGAAGAGCCCTGTCCAGCACATCTCCGGCAGACACAGAACCCAAATCCCTCCCAGGGCCTTGCCTGGGCCTCCTCTCTGCCACACCCTGGGAAGGGCACAGTGAGCCCAGCTGCAGTGGGAACATCCCAGGCAAAGGCAGGAAAGAGTGAGCAAAGAAGGGCTGTGCAGGCAGAGGCCCCATCTCAGAGCACCAGGGTGAATGTTTGGATTGTTTTggtaatcctcatctgaggatattttgaGAGTGCAAgtgaaaggggagaggaagagagacattgAGAgtgatatcaatgtgagaaagaagaaaaattagatGCCTCCTACATCCCCATAtgggctgggatcaaacctgcaaattagaaccacaaagTCATGCAGCCTTTCTTTCAAGGCCGTGGGCAGCAATGCACTATACGCCAATATTGGTCAAAGAGTGATTTTCTGGCATGATGCTGTCCCTGCTAAAGCACAGAAATGTTGGGATTCACACAGTATCTGTTAATTCTACGATGTTAGATCATAATTGTTCTTGACAATCATCCCTGGAATTGAATATAACCAGGACAATTAAaggtacaaaagaaaaaacaccttTACTAAAAGATCACAAACCAGACAGAGCACAGCAAGCGGTTTGCAGGTTGGTGAATTAGAACCTgaaacaattcatcacagcataatgtgcaAACCACATGTCCCTGACAGAGGCAGCACTTCTTAGCTGGGGATGGGTGCCCTGGATGAACCCTGGGTCAGGTGCATTACCTCCTCcgagagaaaggaatgaagatcccGTCAGGAGCTGGAATAATCATAATGTTCTCAAGCACAAGTGAGAACACAGAATACATGTCCCCTGAGCACACAGGGGTTGGGACTGATACACAgtcttcaggtgagccaggtggtaGAGGCGAAACCTCTTCAGCCACAAATTAATCGGGTGTTAGATCTGGGCATGTTACCAAGTGCAATGCACCTCCTTCAAGCCTCAGTTGTATTGGAAACTTgtgaggaatctagcagagtgtatGTGCCATTAAAAGGGTTTCaattcagccctaaccagtttggctcagtggatagagcatcagcatgcatactcaagggtcccaggttcgattccggtcaagggcatgtaccttggttgcgggcacttccccagtaggcagtgtacaggaggcagctgatcgatgtttctaactctctatccctctcccttcctctctgtaaaaaatcaataaaatatattttttaaaaaaaaggagtgggGGGTTTCAATTCAGGAAAATAGGTTCCAAAGAGTCACCTTCAGTGTTACTATTCtaagtgaataaaacaaaacatttcctgCACATTTAACACTTCTCTCCACTGTGAACTCTCAGATGTTTAATAAGACTAGATTTTTGGcaaaaagacttcccacattcagtacactcatatggcttctctccagtgtgaactctctggtgtttaATGAGTGTACTTCTTgcactgaaggacttcccacattcagtacattcatatggcttctctccagtgtgaactttcAAATGCATAATAAGGTTAGATTTCCggctaaaagacttcccacattcagtacactcatatggcttctctccagtgtgaactttcAGATGCATAATGAGGTTAGATTTTCggctaaaagacttcccacattcagtacactcatatggcttctctccactgtgaaCTTTCAGATGTTCAATAAGATTTGATTTTTggctaaaagacttcccacattcactacactcatatggcttctctcccgtgtgaactctgtggtgccTTGTGAGGTGAGCTCTCAGACGAAAGGAAACCCCACATTCACGACACTCATACAGCtgttctccagtgtgaactctcttatgttgaatgaggttaaagattcgTCTAAACACTTCCCTACATTTGTCACACTCAAAAATTACTTCTCCAGAATATGCACCCTGACATTTAACATCTTTCAGGCTGTGGCTGGCAGCGTTTTCACAGTCACCCCACTGGTGATGACTTTTTCCATCaagaaattcctgtgaaatctcactgccacagtgtagCTCCTCAGTCTTGAGAGTAGCCTGGTGCTGGGGAAGCTCTGAGTTGGATTGCAAGTCTTTACCAACCTCCCTGCTGGTTGAAGTCACCAAAGATAAGGAGAAGCTGCACCTGTTCACAAAGGAGGCCCTGTCCATAGCTTGTTTCCAGGGCCCCTGTCCACATTCATtcctctgttgctggtgagggtttgcactgaaacagaagtctcCAACGCATGCGTCGCTACAGAAGGCTTTCTGCTCAAAATCTGCTGCATGTGACccagtcaggtgcaaaatatgttgtaacacagagaaacactgcttacacAGAAAGGTCTTCTGGGTGGCTGcagctgtcttagaagccctgaccCGTGACTCTCCTTGTATGTATACACTCTGATCAGGACTGGCCTCCTCATCTTCCattttatgccaacaacctgaaaagtgagaaatggtgaggaaatgaatgttgattaTGTGACAGGGGAAGTCCCATTGCAACAGTGTGTTATGCATCACACGTTGGTTCCATGCAATTGTCGGAaaataagagatgtgcaggaaggattaataagaggctcttgTAACTTTCTGGGCTAATGATGATCACAAAATagggaggcctcaggagaaataTGACACAAAcatggcaagcaccacatggattagAATATGGATCTCCAGGTAATCCTTCAACTATCAGCATTCAGCATGGCTTGTCTGCTGGGGACTGGGGCGAGCTGTGCAAGAGGTTGGTTCCCTCTTAttccaagtaaaattcaataaaggAGTAGCTGGTGTTGAGGACTACTTAGCACgtatgtgcacctcataacacatgtgtAAGTCAATGTTGCAGAATACTGCAGAGGCAGAAATGCAAAGGAACAGGTGATACAGAAGTGAGCAGTCAGCACTGGGCAAGACCAACATCATTTGCTATAATACTCAGGGAAGAAAATATTACTAACAACTGAATGAGGGCCTTACAAGAAAAGCCCATGGTTCATGTATGTAAAGACCATAACATGGCACAAGCTGCCACAAAGAACCCTTACCTAGAGAAGCAGTGCAGAAGTTGAAGTCATGCATGtggacactgtcagcctcccatgaagagaaagtgcaagctGGGACCCATTGAGCTCACTGCAAGATTCCTGACTTTCTGTTTCCTATACTTTTTGAGGTAACAGGTGATAGGGATGTTCCTGGAGTCCTTTGCTCAGGGCTC
This sequence is a window from Myotis daubentonii chromosome 21, mMyoDau2.1, whole genome shotgun sequence. Protein-coding genes within it:
- the LOC132222901 gene encoding zinc finger protein 551-like isoform X2 — its product is MNFEDVAIAFSQEELGILDEAQRLLYCDVMLEVFAVVSSIGCWHKMEDEEASPDQSVYIQGESRVRASKTAAATQKTFLCKQCFSVLQHILHLTGSHAADFEQKAFCSDACVGDFCFSANPHQQQRNECGQGPWKQAMDRASFVNRCSFSLSLVTSTSREVGKDLQSNSELPQHQATLKTEELHCGSEISQEFLDGKSHHQWGDCENAASHSLKDVKCQGAYSGEVIFECDKCREVFRRIFNLIQHKRVHTGEQLYECRECGVSFRLRAHLTRHHRVHTGEKPYECSECGKSFSQKSNLIEHLKVHSGEKPYECTECGKSFSRKSNLIMHLKVHTGEKPYECTECGKSFSRKSNLIMHLKVHTGEKPYECTECGKSFSARSTLIKHQRVHTGEKPYECTECGKSFCQKSSLIKHLRVHSGEKC
- the LOC132222901 gene encoding zinc finger protein 551-like isoform X1 produces the protein MVMNFEDVAIAFSQEELGILDEAQRLLYCDVMLEVFAVVSSIGCWHKMEDEEASPDQSVYIQGESRVRASKTAAATQKTFLCKQCFSVLQHILHLTGSHAADFEQKAFCSDACVGDFCFSANPHQQQRNECGQGPWKQAMDRASFVNRCSFSLSLVTSTSREVGKDLQSNSELPQHQATLKTEELHCGSEISQEFLDGKSHHQWGDCENAASHSLKDVKCQGAYSGEVIFECDKCREVFRRIFNLIQHKRVHTGEQLYECRECGVSFRLRAHLTRHHRVHTGEKPYECSECGKSFSQKSNLIEHLKVHSGEKPYECTECGKSFSRKSNLIMHLKVHTGEKPYECTECGKSFSRKSNLIMHLKVHTGEKPYECTECGKSFSARSTLIKHQRVHTGEKPYECTECGKSFCQKSSLIKHLRVHSGEKC